In Syngnathus typhle isolate RoL2023-S1 ecotype Sweden linkage group LG13, RoL_Styp_1.0, whole genome shotgun sequence, the sequence CATATTATGGAGAAAATGCCTTCTATGCAGCAGTTACCAACCAGAAGCCGAGAAGACAAAAATGGGCACAACCGGTCCTGGGCTTAGGAATGGGTTGAGTGGGCTCATGTGGCTTTGGTCCAAACCAGGTGACAGGAACTctacacgcacaaacacacgtacTTCATGTGCATGTTTTCCATTAGGTTGAAAGAGAATTCCAGAATATAGTTCACGTAACTTGATATTTTTATGTTATGGCTACAAAGCCAGAAAGCTGCCACGTGTCTCAGTATTGTTTTGAAAGGTTTCACACGAGTGATTGTTATAGTTGTCTCACCTGTCTCCTCCATTTGTACAGGGGGGTGAATTTCGGCCAAGGGTGCTGTCACATTAGCCGAGGGCCCGGTCACGTCGATGTGGACGGGCAAATTGGGGGGAGCCGTGATCACCACTTCTCTCACTGATAGAGCACACATCAAAACTGTTGGTGCGTTCCATGTAATGTCTTTTACTAACGGGGTCAAGCAAAAGTGCACCTTTCTCATAGATGCTGACGAAGCCATCCTGGCAAAACTCTTGCAACAGCGATTTAAAGTCGCACACGGCTTTTGTGGCAAACGTCAAGCCGGGTTCCACGGCGATGGCAGGGATCGGCGACGTCACGGGCGGCAGCGCTTCCAGCGCCTGACAGCTCTATCGCAGCAAAATAATCAAGTGCGAAATAAAGTAAGAGGAGCAAAAGACATTTGGAGGGAAACCACCTAATTCCTGGACTAAAAGCTCTGACATCATGAAAACTAAAATTGTTTGACCAGCGGTTTGGGTATGTGTCATTTTTGCTTAGCGGCTTGGCACTCTTACCTGAAGGAAAAGCAGGTGGTCGTCGGCGAGGGTCAGCCGGTCCAGATCGGCCTCTCGCTTCTTCTGCTCAGTGATCTCCTTTTGGATCTTCTCTAGAAGCCGCTCGGCCTGACTCACGACCTGCTTCTGCTGAGCCTTGATCAACTCACGCACTTCGAAGCGCTTCAGCTCCATGCTGCGGACAAGGTCGGTGAAGACGCCGTCGCTTGTCTCCGTCGCCAGCCGAGCTAAACGCTGCGGGGAGGAGAGAGTTAAGTGCCATTTGTGATATTCAATAGAAAAATGACGAGTGTGTGTGACTTACATTAAGAGAAAATATGGCTTGTCTTAGCTCTTGAACTTCCTTCTCTCTTTGCTGAATGCTCTGCTGGGAGCTGAGCTTCATCTCACCCAGCTGTCTCTGTGCATCAGgagaattgtacaaaaaaagcCAACAAGTCAAACTTTTTTTACTTCATGATATATTAGGAAGAGATATTTTGATCATCATAGGGTTATTTGCCCCCCCCGAGCATGCTAAGTTCCACTGCACTTGTATTTCCACCTCCACCAGCACGGTGTCGTGTCccttgtgttcatccgccaggCACATGGAGCAGATGCGCTGCTTGTCCGTGCGGCAGTAGACCTCCAGCAGCTTATCGTGACGCTGGCACACGCTCTCCTGGAGCCTCTTGAAGGCTGACACCAGCTTGTGCTTCTTAAATACGGCCGAGTCGTGGTGGGGCCGGACGTGCAGCTCGCAGTACGACGCCAGGCACACCAAGCAAGAGTTGACCGCCTTGTTCTTCCTCCCGGGGCACACGTCGCACTCCACGTCGCCGGCCTCCGCCaggctttgttgttgttgcccccCTCCGCCTGCCGGGACCTCCTGGAGTCCGCTACGCTGGAATCGGTCCACCACGTCGGCTAGCAAGGTGCTGCGGGCGAGGGCTGGCCTCGGGCTGAAGCTTTGTCGGCACTGGGGGCACATGAACACGCCGAGGTATTCATCCTGGTCCCAGTAGTTGCGGATGCAGTCGGAGCAGTAGCTATGGCCGCACGGGATGGTCACCGGATCTCGCAGGACATCCAGACACACAGAGCAGGTGAACTGATCTTTGTCCAGGACCACCCCTGCCTGGGCCATCGTCCCCCAAAGTGATGAAGTTGGAAGGAACGAGGACGAAGGACCACAAGACGAAAGACAGCTGCTTTGTTTACAAGAAGTGACGCCAAGGGGCGGGGCTAATTGGCGGAAGTAAATGAGTTTTATTATCAACTTGCGTGAAC encodes:
- the LOC133165737 gene encoding E3 ubiquitin-protein ligase TRIM47-like isoform X4 encodes the protein MAQAGVVLDKDQFTCSVCLDVLRDPVTIPCGHSYCSDCIRNYWDQDEYLGVFMCPQCRQSFSPRPALARSTLLADVVDRFQRSGLQEVPAGGGGQQQQSLAEAGDVECDVCPGRKNKAVNSCLVCLASYCELHVRPHHDSAVFKKHKLVSAFKRLQESVCQRHDKLLEVYCRTDKQRICSMCLADEHKGHDTVLVEVEIQVQQRQLGEMKLSSQQSIQQREKEVQELRQAIFSLNRLARLATETSDGVFTDLVRSMELKRFEVRELIKAQQKQVVSQAERLLEKIQKEITEQKKREADLDRLTLADDHLLFLQSCQALEALPPVTSPIPAIAVEPGLTFATKAVCDFKSLLQEFCQDGFVSIYEKVREVVITAPPNLPVHIDVTGPSANVTAPLAEIHPPVQMEETEFLSPGLDQSHMSPLNPFLSPGPVVPIFVFSASGSKLSTGSKQRNHQRRSHLRKK
- the LOC133165737 gene encoding E3 ubiquitin-protein ligase TRIM47-like isoform X1 — its product is MAQAGVVLDKDQFTCSVCLDVLRDPVTIPCGHSYCSDCIRNYWDQDEYLGVFMCPQCRQSFSPRPALARSTLLADVVDRFQRSGLQEVPAGGGGQQQQSLAEAGDVECDVCPGRKNKAVNSCLVCLASYCELHVRPHHDSAVFKKHKLVSAFKRLQESVCQRHDKLLEVYCRTDKQRICSMCLADEHKGHDTVLVEVEIQVQQRQLGEMKLSSQQSIQQREKEVQELRQAIFSLNRLARLATETSDGVFTDLVRSMELKRFEVRELIKAQQKQVVSQAERLLEKIQKEITEQKKREADLDRLTLADDHLLFLQSCQALEALPPVTSPIPAIAVEPGLTFATKAVCDFKSLLQEFCQDGFVSIYEKVREVVITAPPNLPVHIDVTGPSANVTAPLAEIHPPVQMEETEFLSPGLDQSHMSPLNPFLSPGPVVPIFVFSASGWFQIVYGLQAEEPSAPQSSQKEMRPLDIISHSKP
- the LOC133165737 gene encoding E3 ubiquitin-protein ligase TRIM47-like isoform X2 codes for the protein MAQAGVVLDKDQFTCSVCLDVLRDPVTIPCGHSYCSDCIRNYWDQDEYLGVFMCPQCRQSFSPRPALARSTLLADVVDRFQRSGLQEVPAGGGGQQQQSLAEAGDVECDVCPGRKNKAVNSCLVCLASYCELHVRPHHDSAVFKKHKLVSAFKRLQESVCQRHDKLLEVYCRTDKQRICSMCLADEHKGHDTVLVEVEIQRQLGEMKLSSQQSIQQREKEVQELRQAIFSLNRLARLATETSDGVFTDLVRSMELKRFEVRELIKAQQKQVVSQAERLLEKIQKEITEQKKREADLDRLTLADDHLLFLQSCQALEALPPVTSPIPAIAVEPGLTFATKAVCDFKSLLQEFCQDGFVSIYEKVREVVITAPPNLPVHIDVTGPSANVTAPLAEIHPPVQMEETEFLSPGLDQSHMSPLNPFLSPGPVVPIFVFSASGWFQIVYGLQAEEPSAPQSSQKEMRPLDIISHSKP
- the LOC133165737 gene encoding E3 ubiquitin-protein ligase TRIM47-like isoform X3, with the translated sequence MAQAGVVLDKDQFTCSVCLDVLRDPVTIPCGHSYCSDCIRNYWDQDEYLGVFMCPQCRQSFSPRPALARSTLLADVVDRFQRSGLQEVPAGGGGQQQQSLAEAGDVECDVCPGRKNKAVNSCLVCLASYCELHVRPHHDSAVFKKHKLVSAFKRLQESVCQRHDKLLEVYCRTDKQRICSMCLADEHKGHDTVLVERQLGEMKLSSQQSIQQREKEVQELRQAIFSLNRLARLATETSDGVFTDLVRSMELKRFEVRELIKAQQKQVVSQAERLLEKIQKEITEQKKREADLDRLTLADDHLLFLQSCQALEALPPVTSPIPAIAVEPGLTFATKAVCDFKSLLQEFCQDGFVSIYEKVREVVITAPPNLPVHIDVTGPSANVTAPLAEIHPPVQMEETEFLSPGLDQSHMSPLNPFLSPGPVVPIFVFSASGWFQIVYGLQAEEPSAPQSSQKEMRPLDIISHSKP
- the LOC133165737 gene encoding E3 ubiquitin-protein ligase TRIM47-like isoform X6, encoding MAQAGVVLDKDQFTCSVCLDVLRDPVTIPCGHSYCSDCIRNYWDQDEYLGVFMCPQCRQSFSPRPALARSTLLADVVDRFQRSGLQEVPAGGGGQQQQSLAEAGDVECDVCPGRKNKAVNSCLVCLASYCELHVRPHHDSAVFKKHKLVSAFKRLQESVCQRHDKLLEVYCRTDKQRICSMCLADEHKGHDTVLVEVEIQRQLGEMKLSSQQSIQQREKEVQELRQAIFSLNRLARLATETSDGVFTDLVRSMELKRFEVRELIKAQQKQVVSQAERLLEKIQKEITEQKKREADLDRLTLADDHLLFLQSCQALEALPPVTSPIPAIAVEPGLTFATKAVCDFKSLLQEFCQDGFVSIYEKVREVVITAPPNLPVHIDVTGPSANVTAPLAEIHPPVQMEETEFLSPGLDQSHMSPLNPFLSPGPVVPIFVFSASGSKLSTGSKQRNHQRRSHLRKK
- the LOC133165737 gene encoding E3 ubiquitin-protein ligase TRIM47-like isoform X5; the encoded protein is MAQAGVVLDKDQFTCSVCLDVLRDPVTIPCGHSYCSDCIRNYWDQDEYLGVFMCPQCRQSFSPRPALARSTLLADVVDRFQRSGLQEVPAGGGGQQQQSLAEAGDVECDVCPGRKNKAVNSCLVCLASYCELHVRPHHDSAVFKKHKLVSAFKRLQESVCQRHDKLLEVYCRTDKQRICSMCLADEHKGHDTVLVEVEIQVQQRQLGEMKLSSQQSIQQREKEVQELRQAIFSLNRLARLATETSDGVFTDLVRSMELKRFEVRELIKAQQKQVVSQAERLLEKIQKEITEQKKREADLDRLTLADDHLLFLQSCQALEALPPVTSPIPAIAVEPGLTFATKAVCDFKSLLQEFCQDGFVSIYEKVREVVITAPPNLPVHIDVTGPSANVTAPLAEIHPPVQMEETGSKLSTGSKQRNHQRRSHLRKK